From Salvia splendens isolate huo1 chromosome 3, SspV2, whole genome shotgun sequence, a single genomic window includes:
- the LOC121794028 gene encoding carboxylesterase 1-like yields MSETQAISDPYAGLGIRKNSDGSFTRIRPIVDETPACPDPPISVPILTKDVPINPPNNTWARLYLPRSQIQSSAKLPLIVFFHGGGFTVASAASSFFHSFCSEIALHLHALMVSVDYRNAPEHRLPAAYDDCMEALRWVESGDEWLTDHADFSNCYIMGSSAGGNIALHVGLQVSQRVEEVAPVRIRGLILHQPFFGGVERTASEIRLAENEIIPLYLTDTLWDLALPIGANRDHEFSNPCKGLMEVDKIVSEGWRILVTGYEGDLLIDRQMELAKLLKEKGVMVVEDFREGGFHGIEFSDQSFARALYPVLNNFILHV; encoded by the coding sequence ATGTCAGAAACGCAAGCCATTTCCGATCCCTACGCCGGTCTGGGCATCAGGAAAAACTCCGACGGTTCCTTCACACGCATCCGCCCAATAGTTGATGAGACGCCGGCCTGCCCCGATCCACCTATCTCAGTTCCCATCCTCACCAAGGACGTCCCTATCAATCCACCAAACAACACTTGGGCCCGCCTCTATCTCCCCCGATCCCAAATTCAATCCTCCGCCAAGCTTCCCCTCATAGTCTTCTTCCACGGCGGAGGCTTCACCGTGGCCAGCGCAGCCTCATCCTTCTTCCACAGCTTCTGCTCCGAGATCGCCCTCCACCTCCACGCGCTGATGGTGTCGGTCGACTACCGCAACGCGCCGGAGCACCGCCTCCCTGCCGCCTACGACGACTGCATGGAGGCGCTGCGGTGGGTCGAATCCGGCGACGAGTGGCTCACCGACCATGCCGACTTCTCCAACTGCTACATCATGGGCAGCAGCGCAGGCGGTAACATAGCGCTGCACGTGGGACTGCAGGTGTCGCAGCGCGTGGAGGAGGTGGCGCCGGTGAGGATCCGAGGGCTGATCCTGCACCAGCCCTTCTTTGGCGGGGTGGAGCGGACGGCGTCGGAGATTCGGCTGGCGGAGAATGAGATTATCCCGTTATATTTGACTGATACACTGTGGGATCTGGCGCTGCCGATTGGGGCTAATCGTGACCACGAATTCTCGAATCCTTGTAAGGGATTGATGGAGGTGGATAAGATTGTGAGTGAGGGGTGGAGGATTTTGGTGACTGGCTATGAAGGTGATCTCTTGATTGATCGTCAAATGGAGTTGGCCAAATTGTTGAAAGAGAAAGGTGTGATGGTTGTGGAAGATTTTAGAGAGGGAGGGTTTCATGGGATTGAGTTCTCTGATCAATCCTTTGCTCGTGCCTTGTATCCTGTTCTGAACAATTTCATTCTTCATGTTTGA
- the LOC121793434 gene encoding mevalonate kinase-like, translating to MTMEVRARAPGKIILAGEHAVVHGSTAVAAAIDLYTYVSLRFPTPHDNDDALKLQLKDVDMEFSWPVRKLKEVLPELGIKSASSPSSCSLETSKAIASLVEELNLADAKLGLASGISAFLWLYTSIHGDKPAKVAVTSELPLGSGMGSSAALCVALSAALLSLSDSSKLDFSHQGWQTFGESELVLVNKWAFEGEKMIHGRPSGIDNTVSTFGNIVTFRSGELTHIKTNMPLKMLVTNTKVGRNTRALVAGVSERTARHGSAMTSVFKAVDSISNEVVGIIQSPVSDDLAITEKEEKLGELMEMNQGLLQCMGVSHSSIETVIKTTLKYKLATKLTGAGGGGCVLTLLPTLLAATVVDKVIRELEDCGFKCLIAGIGGRGMEISFSGFSS from the exons ATGACCATGGAGGTCAGAGCCAGAGCGCCTGGGAAAATCATTCTCGCCGGCGAGCACGCCGTTGTTCACGGATCcaccgccgtcgccgccgccatcGATCTCTACACTTATGTCTCCCTTCGCTTCCCCACTCCACACG ATAATGACGATGCACTAAAACTCCAGCTCAAGGATGTGGACATGGAATTTTCTTGGCCAGTTCGAAAGCTTAAGGAAGTTCTGCCTGAACTGGGCATCAAGTCTGCTTCCTCGCCTTCATCGTGTTCATTAGAGACCTCAAAAGCAATTGCTTCATTAGTTGAAGAACTAAATTTAGCAGATGCTAAGCTTGGACTTGCTTCAGGAATTTCAGCTTTCCTTTGGCTATATACATCAATTCATGG TGATAAGCCAGCTAAAGTTGCTGTGACTTCTGAGCTACCATTAGGTTCTGGCATGGGTTCATCTGCTGCCCTTTGTGTTGCACTGTCTGCTGCCCTTCTTTCACTATCTGATTCTTCAAAACTTGATTTTAGCCATCAAGGTTGGCAAACATTTGGGGAGAGTGAACTAGTTCTGGTAAACAAATGGGCATTTGAAGGTGAAAAGATGATCCATGGGAGGCCATCTGGTATAGACAATACAGTAAGCACCTTTG GGAACATAGTAACATTTAGGTCTGGCGAACTCACACATATCAAAACGAATATGCCTTTGAAGATGCTCGTTACTAACACGAAAGTTGGAAGAAATACAAGAGCATTGGTGGCTGGTGTGTCAGAAAGGACAGCGAGGCATGGAAGTGCCATGACCTCTGTTTTTAAAGCTGTTGATTCGATCAGCAATGAGGTGGTTGGCATCATCCAGTCACCAGTGTCTGATGATCTTGCTATAACTGAGAAAGAGGAAAAACTAGGAGAACTGATGGAGATGAATCAGGGATTACTCCAGTGCATGGGGGTCAGCCATAGCAGCATTGAGACTGTGATCAAAACTACTTTAAAATACAAGCTAGCCACTAAACTAACTGGAGCTGGTGGAGGAGGCTGTGTTCTCACACTACTACCTACCC TATTAGCAGCAACGGTGGTTGACAAAGTAATTAGAGAGCTAGAAGATTGTGGGTTCAAATGTCTGATCGCAGGGATTGGTGGAAGAGGCATGGAGATTAGCTTTAGTGGGTTCTCTTCTTAA